A region from the Tachyglossus aculeatus isolate mTacAcu1 chromosome Y4, mTacAcu1.pri, whole genome shotgun sequence genome encodes:
- the DHX16 gene encoding pre-mRNA-splicing factor ATP-dependent RNA helicase DHX16 isoform X1: MATPAGLEHWVEDELHAVLGLSERHLAPFLIGTARRCDSAEDFVRRLRDTGALAADGPARDFALTLWSKVPRKVLAERPARAAERAALALQEKNKAYRLLEDSEDSGPETQSAGAPAAPSASRKKRHLRRRRRREEEEEEDEEEREREAAGRAEKSRAGGSRAPTGEKAESEDEWERSERERLRDLEERDAFAQRVRQRDKDRTRNVLERSDKKAYEEAQKRLKMAEEDQKTMIPELRKKSRREYLAKREREKLEDLEAELADEEFLFGDQRLSGAERREIRYKRRVRDLAREYRAAGQQEKLEATNRYRMPEETRGPPAVETEVEEAGSGAPGEEQRRWEEARLGAATLRFGAKDAAPREPEYKLLLLDEEEEAAAAAIDFVCATRLDGDQEASAGSSPAGQAERDESIRAVRRSLPVFPFREELLAAIADHQVLIIEGETGSGKTTQIPQYLFEEGYTRDGMKIACTQPRRVAAMSVAARVAKEMGVKLGNEVGYSIRFEDCTSERTVLRYMTDGMLLREFLSEPDLGSYSVVMVDEAHERTLHTDVLFGLIKDVARFRPGLKVLVASATLDTARFATFFDDAPVFRIPGRRYPVDIFYTKAPEADYLEACVVSVLQIHVTQPPGDVLVFLTGQEEIETACEMLQDRCRRLGSKIRELLVLPIYANLPSDKQAKIFQPTPPGARKVVVATNIAETSLTIEGIIYVLDPGFCKQKSYNPRTGMESLVVTPCSKASANQRAGRAGRVAAGKCFRLYTAWAYQHELEDTTVPEIQRTSLGNVVLLLKSLGINDLIHFDFLDPPPHETLVLALEQLYALGALNHLGELTKLGRKMAELPVDPMLSKMILASEQYGCSEEILTVAAMLSVNNAIFYRPKDKVVHADNARANFFVPGGDHLVLLNVYTQWVDSGYSAQWCYENFVQLRSLRRARDVREQLEGLLERVEVGLTSCQGDHTRVRKAITAGYFYHTARLMRSGYRTVKQQQTVYIHPNSCLFEEQPRWLLYHELVFTTKEFMRQVLEIESSWLLEVAPHYYKARELEDPSAKKMPKKVGKVREELG; the protein is encoded by the exons ATGGCGACGCCGGCGGGCCTGGAGCACTGGGTGGAGGACGAGCTGCACGCCGTGCTCGGGCTGAGCGAACGGCACCTGGCCCCCTTCCTCATCGGCACCGCGCGACGCTGCGACTCGGCCGAAGACTTCGTGCGGCGGCTGCGGGACACCGGCGCCCTGGCCGCCGACGGGCCGGCACGGGACTTCGCCCTGACGCTCTGGAGCAAG GTTCCACGGAAGGTGTTGGCGGAGCGTCCGGCGCGGGCGGCGGAGCGGGCGGCCTTGGCCCTGCAGGAGAAGAACAAGGCCTACAGGCTGCTGGAGGACAGCGAGGACAGCGGCCCGGAGACCCAGTCCGCCGGGGCCCCCGCCGCCCCGTCCGCCAGCCGCAAGAAGAGACACctgaggcggaggcggcggcgggaggaggaggaggaggaggatgaggaagaacgGGAGCGGGAGGCGGCCGGCCGCGCGGAGAAGAGCCGGGCCGG GGGGAGCCGGGCCCCCACGGGGGAGAAGGCGGAGTCGGAGGACGAGTGGGAGCGCAGCGAGCGGGAGCGCCTGCGGGACCTGGAGGAACGCGACGCCTTCGCTCAGCGCGTGCGCCAGCGGGACAAGGACCGCACCCGCAACGTGTTGGAGCGCTCCGACAAGAAG GCGTATGAGGAGGCTCAGAAACGGCTCAAAATGGCGGAGGAGGACCAGAAAACGATG ATCCCCGAGCTGCGGAAGAAGTCGCGGCGAGAGTACTTGGCGAAGCGGGAGCGGGAGAAGCTGGAGGACCTGGAGGCGGAGCTGGCGGACGAGGAATTCCTGTTCGGGGACCAGCGGCTCAGCGGGGCCGAGCGGCGGGAGATCCGCTACAAGCGCCGGGTGCGGGACTTGGCCCGAGAGTACCGGGCCGCCGGACagcaggagaagctggaggccaCCAACCGCTACCGCATGCCGGAGGAGACCCGGGGACCG CCGGCAGTGGAGacggaggtggaggaggcgggGTCGGGAGCTCCCGGGGAGGAGCAACGGCGCTGGGAGGAGGCCCGCCTGGGGGCCGCCACGCTGCGCTTCGGGGCCAAGGATGCCGCCCCCCGGGAACCCGAGTacaagctgctgctgctggacgaggaggaggaggccgcggccGCGGCCATCGACTTCGTCTGCGCCACCCGGCTCGACGGCGACCAG GAGGCGTCGGCGGGTTCCTCGCCGGCCGGCCAGGCGGAGCGCGACGAGTCGATCCGGGCCGTCCGCCGCAGCCTTCCCGTGTTCCCCTTCCGCGAGGAGCTCCTGGCCGCCATCGCCGACCACCAGGTGCTCATCATCGAGGGCGAGACCGGCTCGGGGAAGACCACGCAGATCCCCCAGTAcctctttgaggag GGCTACACGAGGGACGGGATGAAGATCGCCTGTACCCAGCCTCGCCGGGTGGCGGCCATGAGCGTGGCCGCCCGCGTCGCCAAGGAGATGGGGGTGAAGCTGGGGAACGAG GTGGGCTACAGCATCCGCTTCGAAGACTGCACCTCGGAGCGCACGGTTCTCCGCTACATGACCGACGGGATGCTCCTCCGGGAATTCCTCTCCGAGCCCGACCTCGGGAGCTACAG CGTGGTGATGGTGGACGAGGCCCACGAGCGGACGCTGCACACGGACGTGCTGTTCGGCCTGATCAAGGACGTGGCCCGCTTCCGCCCCGGCCTCAAGGTCCTGGTGGCCTCGGCTACCTTGGACACGGCCCGCTTCGCCACCTTCTTCGACGACGCGCCCGTCTTCCGCATCCCCGGCCGGCGCTACCCCGTGGACATCTTCTACACCAAg GCGCCGGAGGCGGACTACCTGGAGGCGTGTGTGGTGTCCGTGCTGCAGATCCACGTGACGCAGCCCCCCGGGGACGTGCTGGTGTTCCTGACTGGGCAG GAGGAGATCGAGACGGCCTGCGAGATGCTCCAGGACCGCTGCCGCCGCCTGGGCTCCAAGATCCGCGAGCTGCTGGTGCTGCCCATCTACGCCAACCTGCCGTCCGACAAGCAGGCCAAGATCTTCCAGCCCACGCCCCCCGGAGCTCGCAAG GTGGTGGTCGCCACGAACATCGCGGAGACGTCGCTGACCATCGAGGGCATCATCTACGTCCTGGATCCCGGCTTCTGCAAGCAGAAGAGCTACAACCCGCGCACTGGCATGGAGTCTCTGGTCGTCACCCCCTGCAGCAAG GCCTCGGCCAACCAGCGGgcagggcgggcgggccgggTGGCGGCCGGCAAGTGCTTCCGTCTGTACACGGCCTGGGCCTACCAGCACGAGCTGGAGGACACTACCGTCCCCGAGATCCAGAGGACCAGCCTGGGCAACGTCGTCCTGCTCCTCAAGAGCCTGG GAATCAACGACCTGATCCATTTTGACTTCCTGGACCCTCCGCCCCACGAGACCCTGGTGCTGGCCCTGGAGCAACTCTATGCGCTGGGTGCGCTCAACCACCTCGGGGAGCTCACCAAG CTGGGCCGTAAGATGGCGGAGCTGCCCGTGGACCCCATGCTGTCCAAGATGATCCTGGCCTCTGAGCA GTACGGCTGCTCTGAGGAGATCTTGACGGTGGCGGCCATGCTGTCCGTGAACAACGCCATCTTCTACCGGCCCAAGGACAAGGTCGTCCACGCCGACAACGCCCGGGCCAACTTCTTCGTGCCCGGCGGGGACCACCTGGTGCTGCTTAACGTCTACACCCAG TGGGTGGACAGCGGCTACTCGGCGCAGTGGTGCTACGAGAACTTCGTGCAGCTGCGCTCGCTGCGCCGGGCCCGGGACGTGCGGGAGCAGCTGGAGGGGCTGCTGGAGCGCGTCGAGGTGGGGCTCACCTCCTGCCAGGGCGACCACACCCGCGTCCGCAAG gcGATCACCGCCGGCTATTTCTACCACACGGCCCGACTGATGCGCAGCGGCTACCGCACGGTGAAGCAGCAGCAGACGGTGTACATCCACCCGAACTCCTGCCTCTTCGAGGAGCAGCCCCGCTGGCTGCTCTACCACGAGCTCGTCTTCACCACCAAGGAGTTCATGAGACAG GTGCTGGAGATCGAGAGCAGCTGGTTGCTGGAAGTGGCCCCCCACTACTACAAGGCCCGCGAGCTGGAGGACCCCAGTGCGAAAAAGATGCCCAAGAAAGTGGGCAAGGTGCGGGAGGAACTCGGCTAG
- the DHX16 gene encoding pre-mRNA-splicing factor ATP-dependent RNA helicase DHX16 isoform X2, whose translation MATPAGLEHWVEDELHAVLGLSERHLAPFLIGTARRCDSAEDFVRRLRDTGALAADGPARDFALTLWSKVPRKVLAERPARAAERAALALQEKNKAYRLLEDSEDSGPETQSAGAPAAPSASRKKRHLRRRRRREEEEEEDEEEREREAAGRAEKSRAGGSRAPTGEKAESEDEWERSERERLRDLEERDAFAQRVRQRDKDRTRNVLERSDKKAYEEAQKRLKMAEEDQKTMIPELRKKSRREYLAKREREKLEDLEAELADEEFLFGDQRLSGAERREIRYKRRVRDLAREYRAAGQQEKLEATNRYRMPEETRGPPAVETEVEEAGSGAPGEEQRRWEEARLGAATLRFGAKDAAPREPEYKLLLLDEEEEAAAAAIDFVCATRLDGDQEASAGSSPAGQAERDESIRAVRRSLPVFPFREELLAAIADHQVLIIEGETGSGKTTQIPQYLFEEGYTRDGMKIACTQPRRVAAMSVAARVAKEMGVKLGNEVGYSIRFEDCTSERTVLRYMTDGMLLREFLSEPDLGSYSVVMVDEAHERTLHTDVLFGLIKDVARFRPGLKVLVASATLDTARFATFFDDAPVFRIPGRRYPVDIFYTKAPEADYLEACVVSVLQIHVTQPPGDVLVFLTGQEEIETACEMLQDRCRRLGSKIRELLVLPIYANLPSDKQAKIFQPTPPGARKVVVATNIAETSLTIEGIIYVLDPGFCKQKSYNPRTGMESLVVTPCSKASANQRAGRAGRVAAGKCFRLYTAWAYQHELEDTTVPEIQRTSLGNVVLLLKSLGINDLIHFDFLDPPPHETLVLALEQLYALGALNHLGELTKLGRKMAELPVDPMLSKMILASEQYGCSEEILTVAAMLSVNNAIFYRPKDKVVHADNARANFFVPGGDHLVLLNVYTQWCYENFVQLRSLRRARDVREQLEGLLERVEVGLTSCQGDHTRVRKAITAGYFYHTARLMRSGYRTVKQQQTVYIHPNSCLFEEQPRWLLYHELVFTTKEFMRQVLEIESSWLLEVAPHYYKARELEDPSAKKMPKKVGKVREELG comes from the exons ATGGCGACGCCGGCGGGCCTGGAGCACTGGGTGGAGGACGAGCTGCACGCCGTGCTCGGGCTGAGCGAACGGCACCTGGCCCCCTTCCTCATCGGCACCGCGCGACGCTGCGACTCGGCCGAAGACTTCGTGCGGCGGCTGCGGGACACCGGCGCCCTGGCCGCCGACGGGCCGGCACGGGACTTCGCCCTGACGCTCTGGAGCAAG GTTCCACGGAAGGTGTTGGCGGAGCGTCCGGCGCGGGCGGCGGAGCGGGCGGCCTTGGCCCTGCAGGAGAAGAACAAGGCCTACAGGCTGCTGGAGGACAGCGAGGACAGCGGCCCGGAGACCCAGTCCGCCGGGGCCCCCGCCGCCCCGTCCGCCAGCCGCAAGAAGAGACACctgaggcggaggcggcggcgggaggaggaggaggaggaggatgaggaagaacgGGAGCGGGAGGCGGCCGGCCGCGCGGAGAAGAGCCGGGCCGG GGGGAGCCGGGCCCCCACGGGGGAGAAGGCGGAGTCGGAGGACGAGTGGGAGCGCAGCGAGCGGGAGCGCCTGCGGGACCTGGAGGAACGCGACGCCTTCGCTCAGCGCGTGCGCCAGCGGGACAAGGACCGCACCCGCAACGTGTTGGAGCGCTCCGACAAGAAG GCGTATGAGGAGGCTCAGAAACGGCTCAAAATGGCGGAGGAGGACCAGAAAACGATG ATCCCCGAGCTGCGGAAGAAGTCGCGGCGAGAGTACTTGGCGAAGCGGGAGCGGGAGAAGCTGGAGGACCTGGAGGCGGAGCTGGCGGACGAGGAATTCCTGTTCGGGGACCAGCGGCTCAGCGGGGCCGAGCGGCGGGAGATCCGCTACAAGCGCCGGGTGCGGGACTTGGCCCGAGAGTACCGGGCCGCCGGACagcaggagaagctggaggccaCCAACCGCTACCGCATGCCGGAGGAGACCCGGGGACCG CCGGCAGTGGAGacggaggtggaggaggcgggGTCGGGAGCTCCCGGGGAGGAGCAACGGCGCTGGGAGGAGGCCCGCCTGGGGGCCGCCACGCTGCGCTTCGGGGCCAAGGATGCCGCCCCCCGGGAACCCGAGTacaagctgctgctgctggacgaggaggaggaggccgcggccGCGGCCATCGACTTCGTCTGCGCCACCCGGCTCGACGGCGACCAG GAGGCGTCGGCGGGTTCCTCGCCGGCCGGCCAGGCGGAGCGCGACGAGTCGATCCGGGCCGTCCGCCGCAGCCTTCCCGTGTTCCCCTTCCGCGAGGAGCTCCTGGCCGCCATCGCCGACCACCAGGTGCTCATCATCGAGGGCGAGACCGGCTCGGGGAAGACCACGCAGATCCCCCAGTAcctctttgaggag GGCTACACGAGGGACGGGATGAAGATCGCCTGTACCCAGCCTCGCCGGGTGGCGGCCATGAGCGTGGCCGCCCGCGTCGCCAAGGAGATGGGGGTGAAGCTGGGGAACGAG GTGGGCTACAGCATCCGCTTCGAAGACTGCACCTCGGAGCGCACGGTTCTCCGCTACATGACCGACGGGATGCTCCTCCGGGAATTCCTCTCCGAGCCCGACCTCGGGAGCTACAG CGTGGTGATGGTGGACGAGGCCCACGAGCGGACGCTGCACACGGACGTGCTGTTCGGCCTGATCAAGGACGTGGCCCGCTTCCGCCCCGGCCTCAAGGTCCTGGTGGCCTCGGCTACCTTGGACACGGCCCGCTTCGCCACCTTCTTCGACGACGCGCCCGTCTTCCGCATCCCCGGCCGGCGCTACCCCGTGGACATCTTCTACACCAAg GCGCCGGAGGCGGACTACCTGGAGGCGTGTGTGGTGTCCGTGCTGCAGATCCACGTGACGCAGCCCCCCGGGGACGTGCTGGTGTTCCTGACTGGGCAG GAGGAGATCGAGACGGCCTGCGAGATGCTCCAGGACCGCTGCCGCCGCCTGGGCTCCAAGATCCGCGAGCTGCTGGTGCTGCCCATCTACGCCAACCTGCCGTCCGACAAGCAGGCCAAGATCTTCCAGCCCACGCCCCCCGGAGCTCGCAAG GTGGTGGTCGCCACGAACATCGCGGAGACGTCGCTGACCATCGAGGGCATCATCTACGTCCTGGATCCCGGCTTCTGCAAGCAGAAGAGCTACAACCCGCGCACTGGCATGGAGTCTCTGGTCGTCACCCCCTGCAGCAAG GCCTCGGCCAACCAGCGGgcagggcgggcgggccgggTGGCGGCCGGCAAGTGCTTCCGTCTGTACACGGCCTGGGCCTACCAGCACGAGCTGGAGGACACTACCGTCCCCGAGATCCAGAGGACCAGCCTGGGCAACGTCGTCCTGCTCCTCAAGAGCCTGG GAATCAACGACCTGATCCATTTTGACTTCCTGGACCCTCCGCCCCACGAGACCCTGGTGCTGGCCCTGGAGCAACTCTATGCGCTGGGTGCGCTCAACCACCTCGGGGAGCTCACCAAG CTGGGCCGTAAGATGGCGGAGCTGCCCGTGGACCCCATGCTGTCCAAGATGATCCTGGCCTCTGAGCA GTACGGCTGCTCTGAGGAGATCTTGACGGTGGCGGCCATGCTGTCCGTGAACAACGCCATCTTCTACCGGCCCAAGGACAAGGTCGTCCACGCCGACAACGCCCGGGCCAACTTCTTCGTGCCCGGCGGGGACCACCTGGTGCTGCTTAACGTCTACACCCAG TGGTGCTACGAGAACTTCGTGCAGCTGCGCTCGCTGCGCCGGGCCCGGGACGTGCGGGAGCAGCTGGAGGGGCTGCTGGAGCGCGTCGAGGTGGGGCTCACCTCCTGCCAGGGCGACCACACCCGCGTCCGCAAG gcGATCACCGCCGGCTATTTCTACCACACGGCCCGACTGATGCGCAGCGGCTACCGCACGGTGAAGCAGCAGCAGACGGTGTACATCCACCCGAACTCCTGCCTCTTCGAGGAGCAGCCCCGCTGGCTGCTCTACCACGAGCTCGTCTTCACCACCAAGGAGTTCATGAGACAG GTGCTGGAGATCGAGAGCAGCTGGTTGCTGGAAGTGGCCCCCCACTACTACAAGGCCCGCGAGCTGGAGGACCCCAGTGCGAAAAAGATGCCCAAGAAAGTGGGCAAGGTGCGGGAGGAACTCGGCTAG